The Aestuariibaculum lutulentum genome segment CAATTCTGGAATCTAATGATATTAAATGGCTGTCTTCGCGACCGGCCACTTTTAACTGAATTTCGGTAGAGTCTGGAATAATTAAAGGACGTGCACTTAGGTTGTGCGGAGCAATTGGTGCCAACACAAAGCTGTTGTTGCTTGGCGTGATTACCGGACCACCACAACTAAGAGAATAACCGGTAGACCCCGTTGGTGTAGAGATGATTAATCCGTCGCTCCAGTATGACGTTAGGTATTCACCATCTAAATGGGTTTCAACGGTAATCATGGAGGTGGTGTTTTTTCGGCTTATAGCAACCTCGTTTAATGCGAAATTAAGCGCACTTATTTCTTTGTTTTCTGGAGAGGTTTCTACCGATAATAAACTGCGTTCCGATATTTTGTATTTACCGTCAATAATATTTTGAATAGCGCTTTCGATCTGATCGACCTGTATGGTTGCTAAAAATCCTAAACGCCCGGTATTGATACCGATAATTGGAATATCCATATCCTTAACAAAAATGATGGCCCGTAAAATGGTACCATCACCACCAATACTTACCAGAAAGTCGAAAGACTTATCTAGTTTGTCGAAAGTTTTAAACGATCGGTACTCGTCTATATGAGGAGAATTTTCTTTTATAAGGTTGAAAAATTCGGTTTCGATGTAAGCATCGGCATCTTTTTCCAGTAAATAGGCAAATAAGCGTTCAACCGAAGTTGTTGTCGTTTCGTTGTAAAAGCGTCCAAAAACAGCAACTTTCATAGGTGTCTTTTTTAATTGAATTAAATAGAAGCAGCGTTTAAAAAGCGGCTAATATTTAAAAGTTAAATATTAAGGTATTTATTCAGGTAATCTGATCGTTCTTTCAGGCTTTCTAAATAACGGTCTTCATCATGGCCAGAAATGACATTGTAGCTGTATCTTCTAAAGGTTTGTATAATATCACTGATTCCTCCGGTACTTATTTTTAGGGTGATTTGAATTAAATCGGAATTCATTTTAGAAACAAAAGCACCTAAAAGTCGGCCGTTATTCGATTCAACAATCTGGCTGATTTCACTAAATGAATAATCGTTAATGCCTTTCTCAACTACGACAACACCTCCAGCTTCAGAGAAAAAAGGCGATTCATTAAATAAACTAATTACATCATTTAATTCATAATAACCTAAATATCTGTTATCGGCACCTAAAACAGGCATAATATTGGTAGAATTCACAGCAAAGGCTTCTAAAACATCTAACCAAAGTGTAGTGTCGCGAACATAGAAATCTTCTAAGGTGTATCGATAATCGTTAACGGTTTTATCGCTTTCTACACAATGCGCATCGGTTTCAGAAAAACAGCCTAAATACGTATTGTTATCATCTTGAATAGGAAGGTGAGACCATGTTAATTGGTTAAACACTTTCTGTAACTCACTAATTTTACTATTGTAATTTAGTGGTTTTACATCGTTAATTATGTATTGTGATAATTTCATGTGTTATACTTTGTTGTTATTTATGGACACATGGAATACCCGAATTAACTCGCTGTAATGTGACTTAAGTTTCATCATGGGTATTTCATTATCTTACGTTTATCCTATGCAAATTAATCAAAAAAAAAGTACATAAGCCTGTTCTACTTTGTATTTTTGTCTTTTAAAACAGCAATACATGACAAAGCTAAGTGTAAATATAAATAAGATAGCAACGTTAAGAAACTCCAGAGGTGGCGATGTGCCTAATGTGGTGCAATTTGCAAAAGATGTTCAGGAGTTTGGAGCCGAAGGTGTTACCATACATCCAAGACCAGACGAACGCCATATTCGTTACCAGGATGCGCGCGATTTAAAATCTGTAGTTTATACTGAATATAATATTGAAGGAAACCCGATAAAATCGTTTATAGATTTGGTGTTGGAAGTGAAACCTACTCAGGTAACCTTAGTGCCAGATGCCGAAGATGCCATTACCAGTAATGCAGGTTGGGATACTATTAAACATAAAGATTTTTTAATTGATGTGATTAAGGAATTTCAACAGAATGGTATTCGTACTTCTATTTTTGTTGATCCGGTTTTAGAACAAATTGAAGGTGCCAAAGAAACCGGGACCGATCGCATTGAGTTGTATACTGAAGCATTTGCTCACCAATATGGTTTAGGGAATGAAAGTGCCATTAAACCTTATGCCGACTGTGCCGAATTTGCAAATAAGCTAGGTCTAGGCGTTAATGCAGGACACGATTTGTCTTTAGATAATATTAAATTTTTTAGTGATAAGATTCCTGGCCTTTTAGAGGTGTCTATCGGGCATGCTTTAGTTGCTGAGAGTTTATATTTAGGAGTGGAAAACGTGATTCAAATGTATTTACGAAAGCTGAAAAAATAAACAAGCATGGTATTACATTCAAATATAGTGGGTGAAGGGAAGCCATTTGTTATTCTTCACGGCTTTTTAGGTATGGGCGATAACTGGAAAACATTGGGTATGCAGTTTGCTGATCAAGGGTTTCAGGTGCATATGGTCGACCAGCGTAATCACGGACACAGTTTTCATCACCAAGATTTTAGTTATGAAGTTTTGGTCGAAGATTTAAAGCAGTATTGTGAAATTCATGGTTTAGAGCAAATCGTGTTATTAGGGCATTCCATGGGAGGAAAAACTGCGATGTTGTTTGCAACCAAATATCCGGAGTTGGTTTCTAAATTAATTGTAGCCGATATTTCGCCTCGTTTTTATCCAGTACATCACGATGCTATTTTAAACGGATTAAGTGCTTTAAATTTTGATGAGGTAAAAAGCCGCGGTCAAGCTGATAAGGTTTTAGCCGAATATGTTTCCGATATGGGAACACGTCAGTTTTTATTAAAAAACTTATATTGGAAAGAAAAAGGCCTATTGGCGCTTCGTATGAATATTGACGTGCTTAAAGAAGAAGTGGCTGAAGTTGGCGAGCCCTTACCAAGTTATGCAACCTTTGATGGTGATACCTTGTTTTTACGTGGCGATCGCTCTGAATATATAGGTGTCGATGATGAACCAATTATCAAGCGTCATTTTCCAAAAGCCGATATTGTAACCATTGCTAATGCTGGTCACTGGTTGCATGCCGAAAACCCAACCGATTTTTATGACGCTGTTATGACTTTTGTGAATTAAGGTAATTTCTAAATCAACATATTCAAGGCTTCTGAATGCTTGTAAAGTGTTTGGAAGCCTTTTTTGTTATTTCAAGTTTACGATTGAAGAAAAATCTTATATTTACTTATTGATAAATTAAAAATTTACAATGAAATACTTACTCATGTTGACTTTTGCTTGCTTAACATTATTAGCAAAGGCACAAACAAATCATCCAGATGGCCCATATAAAGAATATTATGAAAATGGTCAATTAAAACAAGAAGGCTTTTATAAGAATGATAAAAAAATTAAAGTCTGGAAAACCTATTAAGACAATGGGCAACTTTTAGAAGTTTACGTGAATGATAATAACGGAAAGTTTACGGGCATGAAACGAGAATATTCTAAAGAAGGTGTTATTCTAAAAGAAACAAAAAATGACGTTGAAGGCAGATTAATAACTTATGAATATGATGAAAATGGGATCTTGTTTTATTCCGTAGAAATTAAGGAGACAAATAATAAGGGAAGATTTGTTTGGTCTGGAGATTATAAAGAATATTATAAAAACGGAATTTTAAAAGTTGAAAGTCATTATGATAATTACGAACTTAATGGACTTTGGAAACAGTTTTATGAAACAGGAGAGTTAGAATGGGAAGTTGGTTATGTTAACGGATATAAGCAGGGAGAATATAGGCAGTATGATAAAAATGGAAGCGTTAAAAATTCAGGTAATTTTGAGCTAGACAAAAAGGAAGGAGAGGAAAAACATTTTGATTCTAATGGACATCTTTTTGGGGTGTTAAAATATAAAAAAAGGAGTATATAAGAAAGCATCAGGGGCTAGTAATCTTGAGGTAGTTGAAGTGCCTGATGGAGTTTTTCAAAGAGTTCCTGTTTATCCCGGATGTGAAAATTCACTTGCAAATAATGGGAAGAAAAGATGTATGTCTGAAAATGTAACTGCCTTTGTTTCTCAAAAATATAATACTTCTTTTATAAAGGATATTGGCTTGAATGGGGTACAAAAAATATACGTCATGTTTAAAATAGACAAAACCGGTAACGTAATTAATATACGAGCCAAAGCGAAACACGGGGGGCTAGAAGCTGAGGCGATAAGAGTTGTTTCTCTTTTACCAAGAATGAAACCTGGAATAGTAAGAGGTAAACTAGTTACAGTCCCTTATTCATTACCAATTGGTTTAGCGATTAGAGGTAATTAGATAGTTTTTATTTCTCATATAATTCGTATATTTCATATCTAACTCTTTAAATATGAAAACAATAATTAGATTATTAATTAACGCCATCGCGGTATTGGTCATATCGCAAATATTATCCGGTGTACATATCGATAGTTATG includes the following:
- a CDS encoding toxin-antitoxin system YwqK family antitoxin; translation: MKREYSKEGVILKETKNDVEGRLITYEYDENGILFYSVEIKETNNKGRFVWSGDYKEYYKNGILKVESHYDNYELNGLWKQFYETGELEWEVGYVNGYKQGEYRQYDKNGSVKNSGNFELDKKEGEEKHFDSNGHLFGVLKYKKRSI
- a CDS encoding toxin-antitoxin system YwqK family antitoxin; translation: MKYLLMLTFACLTLLAKAQTNHPDGPYKEYYENGQLKQEGFYKNDKKIKVWKTY
- a CDS encoding NAD kinase, with the translated sequence MKVAVFGRFYNETTTTSVERLFAYLLEKDADAYIETEFFNLIKENSPHIDEYRSFKTFDKLDKSFDFLVSIGGDGTILRAIIFVKDMDIPIIGINTGRLGFLATIQVDQIESAIQNIIDGKYKISERSLLSVETSPENKEISALNFALNEVAISRKNTTSMITVETHLDGEYLTSYWSDGLIISTPTGSTGYSLSCGGPVITPSNNSFVLAPIAPHNLSARPLIIPDSTEIQLKVAGREDSHLISLDSRIATLENGTMITIKKADFTIKMIDLLNESFLTTLRKKLLWGEDKRN
- a CDS encoding pyridoxine 5'-phosphate synthase; the encoded protein is MTKLSVNINKIATLRNSRGGDVPNVVQFAKDVQEFGAEGVTIHPRPDERHIRYQDARDLKSVVYTEYNIEGNPIKSFIDLVLEVKPTQVTLVPDAEDAITSNAGWDTIKHKDFLIDVIKEFQQNGIRTSIFVDPVLEQIEGAKETGTDRIELYTEAFAHQYGLGNESAIKPYADCAEFANKLGLGVNAGHDLSLDNIKFFSDKIPGLLEVSIGHALVAESLYLGVENVIQMYLRKLKK
- a CDS encoding energy transducer TonB, with the translated sequence MPDGVFQRVPVYPGCENSLANNGKKRCMSENVTAFVSQKYNTSFIKDIGLNGVQKIYVMFKIDKTGNVINIRAKAKHGGLEAEAIRVVSLLPRMKPGIVRGKLVTVPYSLPIGLAIRGN
- a CDS encoding CBS domain-containing protein, whose translation is MKLSQYIINDVKPLNYNSKISELQKVFNQLTWSHLPIQDDNNTYLGCFSETDAHCVESDKTVNDYRYTLEDFYVRDTTLWLDVLEAFAVNSTNIMPVLGADNRYLGYYELNDVISLFNESPFFSEAGGVVVVEKGINDYSFSEISQIVESNNGRLLGAFVSKMNSDLIQITLKISTGGISDIIQTFRRYSYNVISGHDEDRYLESLKERSDYLNKYLNI
- a CDS encoding alpha/beta fold hydrolase translates to MVLHSNIVGEGKPFVILHGFLGMGDNWKTLGMQFADQGFQVHMVDQRNHGHSFHHQDFSYEVLVEDLKQYCEIHGLEQIVLLGHSMGGKTAMLFATKYPELVSKLIVADISPRFYPVHHDAILNGLSALNFDEVKSRGQADKVLAEYVSDMGTRQFLLKNLYWKEKGLLALRMNIDVLKEEVAEVGEPLPSYATFDGDTLFLRGDRSEYIGVDDEPIIKRHFPKADIVTIANAGHWLHAENPTDFYDAVMTFVN